The Lutibacter profundi genome includes a region encoding these proteins:
- the yihA gene encoding ribosome biogenesis GTP-binding protein YihA/YsxC produces the protein MKIKSADFIISNTDVSKCPKEQLPEYAFIGRSNVGKSSLINMLTGRNKLAKTSGRPGKTQLINHFKINNNWFLVDLPGYGYAKVSKSIKRTFQSFIKNYFLQREQLICTFVLIDSRLEPQKIDLEFMEFLGEKEIPFVIVFTKSDKLKLNELNKNIQFYKKKMTSAVWEEMPPYFITSATNSTGKDEVLNYIDEINKQLVKKP, from the coding sequence ATGAAAATTAAAAGCGCTGATTTTATAATTAGCAATACCGATGTATCTAAATGCCCAAAAGAACAATTACCCGAATACGCTTTTATTGGTCGTTCTAATGTAGGAAAGTCTTCGTTAATAAATATGTTAACTGGCCGAAATAAACTTGCTAAAACATCAGGGAGACCAGGAAAAACACAACTTATAAACCATTTTAAAATAAATAATAATTGGTTTTTAGTTGATTTACCGGGTTATGGTTACGCTAAAGTTTCTAAATCTATAAAAAGAACATTTCAAAGTTTTATAAAAAATTATTTTTTACAACGCGAACAATTAATTTGTACTTTTGTTTTGATTGATTCTCGCTTAGAACCTCAAAAAATAGACTTAGAATTTATGGAGTTCTTAGGTGAAAAAGAAATCCCTTTTGTAATTGTTTTTACTAAAAGTGACAAATTAAAATTGAACGAATTAAATAAGAATATTCAGTTTTATAAAAAGAAAATGACTAGTGCCGTTTGGGAAGAAATGCCTCCTTATTTTATTACCTCCGCCACAAATTCAACTGGAAAAGACGAGGTTTTAAACTATATTGACGAAATAAATAAGCAGTTGGTAAAAAAACCCTAA
- a CDS encoding alpha/beta fold hydrolase, translated as MSNNIIKEGKYSYVEAGEGKPIIVLHGLMGALSNFDGVLNYFSNNGYKVIIPELPIYKLPLLKTNVKNISKFLKEFMIYKNIDKAILLGNSLGGHIALYFTKLNSKNVSGLVLAGSSGLYEKSMGDTYPKRGNYEYIKKKTEEVFYDPKIASKEVVDEVFSSVNDRSRVIKTLAIAKSAIRHNMAKDLPNMNIPVCLIWGKNDSVTPPEVAKDFKKLLPDADLYWIDKCGHAPMMERPDEFNKILEGWLKERNL; from the coding sequence ATGAGTAACAATATTATAAAAGAAGGAAAATATAGTTATGTGGAGGCTGGTGAAGGAAAACCCATAATTGTACTTCACGGGCTTATGGGGGCTCTAAGTAATTTTGATGGTGTATTGAATTATTTTTCAAATAATGGATACAAAGTTATCATACCTGAATTACCAATTTATAAATTACCCCTTTTAAAAACCAATGTTAAAAATATTTCTAAGTTCTTAAAAGAATTTATGATTTATAAAAATATTGATAAGGCTATTTTACTTGGCAATTCATTGGGTGGGCATATTGCGTTGTATTTCACCAAATTAAACTCAAAAAACGTTTCAGGCCTTGTACTTGCCGGAAGTTCCGGTCTTTACGAAAAATCGATGGGAGATACTTACCCTAAAAGAGGAAACTACGAATACATAAAAAAGAAGACTGAAGAAGTGTTTTACGACCCTAAAATAGCTTCTAAAGAAGTTGTTGATGAAGTTTTTTCTTCTGTAAATGATAGAAGCAGAGTTATAAAAACATTGGCTATTGCCAAAAGTGCTATTCGTCATAATATGGCCAAAGATTTACCAAATATGAATATCCCTGTTTGCTTAATTTGGGGTAAAAATGATAGTGTAACGCCTCCTGAAGTTGCTAAAGATTTTAAGAAATTATTACCTGATGCAGACCTTTATTGGATTGATAAATGCGGACATGCTCCTATGATGGAACGCCCAGATGAATTTAATAAAATTTTGGAAGGTTGGCTAAAAGAACGTAACCTATAA
- a CDS encoding division/cell wall cluster transcriptional repressor MraZ, with product MVNLIGTYECKADAKGRLVLSAALKKQLAPILQDGFVLKRSVFQPCLELYPMYEWNILMKKVNKLNRFIKKNNDFIRRFTAGVKIIELDGSGRLLIPKDLQIFAGITKNVVLSSAVNIIEVWDKDNYEKAIDDATVDFADLAEEVMGNVADIEDDVS from the coding sequence ATGGTAAATTTAATTGGAACATACGAGTGTAAAGCTGATGCAAAGGGAAGGTTAGTACTTTCTGCTGCGTTAAAAAAACAGCTAGCTCCAATATTACAAGATGGTTTTGTGTTGAAGCGATCCGTTTTTCAGCCGTGCTTGGAGCTGTACCCAATGTATGAATGGAATATATTAATGAAAAAAGTAAATAAGCTAAACAGATTTATCAAAAAAAATAATGATTTCATTCGTCGCTTTACAGCTGGTGTAAAAATTATTGAGTTGGATGGTTCGGGTAGATTGTTAATCCCAAAAGATTTACAAATTTTTGCTGGAATTACAAAAAATGTTGTGCTTTCTTCAGCAGTTAATATTATTGAAGTTTGGGATAAAGATAACTATGAAAAAGCGATTGATGATGCAACAGTTGATTTCGCTGATTTGGCAGAAGAAGTAATGGGAAATGTAGCAGATATAGAAGATGATGTATCATAA
- the rsmH gene encoding 16S rRNA (cytosine(1402)-N(4))-methyltransferase RsmH: MMYHNPVLLKESIDGLNIKPDGIYVDVTFGGGGHSKEILSRLNTYGKLFAFDQDEDAKQNSIDDERFTLIPQNFRYIKRYLRFYGVRKVDGVLADLGVSSHQFDKAERGFSTRFDADLDMRMNQSGKLSAFEVVNFYDEQKLSDVLFQYGELRNARAIAKKIVETRTEQKIKTSFELKQILSEFVPKAVEHKIFAQIFQGIRIEVNQEIEALKEFLLQIPEILNEEGRLSVIAYHSLEDRLVKRFIRNGLFEGEQEKDFFGNITVPMKKVGKMIIPTLQEIKENNRARSAKLRIATLK; encoded by the coding sequence ATGATGTATCATAATCCAGTTTTATTAAAAGAGAGTATTGATGGTTTAAACATAAAACCAGATGGTATTTATGTTGATGTAACTTTTGGAGGAGGAGGTCATTCAAAAGAAATATTAAGCAGATTAAATACCTATGGTAAACTTTTTGCCTTTGATCAAGATGAAGATGCAAAACAGAACAGTATTGATGATGAACGATTTACATTAATACCACAAAATTTTAGATATATAAAAAGATATTTAAGGTTTTATGGAGTTAGAAAAGTAGATGGTGTTTTGGCTGATTTAGGTGTTTCTTCACATCAATTTGACAAAGCTGAACGAGGGTTCTCAACGCGGTTTGATGCTGATTTAGATATGAGAATGAACCAATCAGGAAAATTATCGGCTTTTGAAGTTGTTAATTTTTACGATGAACAAAAACTAAGTGATGTTTTATTTCAGTACGGAGAATTGCGAAACGCAAGAGCAATTGCAAAAAAAATAGTAGAGACTCGTACAGAGCAAAAAATTAAAACAAGTTTTGAGTTAAAACAAATTTTAAGTGAGTTTGTGCCTAAAGCGGTTGAACACAAAATATTTGCCCAAATATTTCAAGGAATTAGAATAGAAGTGAATCAAGAAATTGAAGCATTGAAAGAATTTTTATTACAAATACCAGAAATATTGAATGAAGAAGGAAGATTAAGTGTAATAGCATACCATTCTCTGGAAGATAGGTTGGTAAAACGCTTTATTAGAAATGGATTATTTGAAGGGGAACAGGAGAAAGATTTTTTTGGAAATATTACTGTTCCAATGAAAAAAGTTGGCAAAATGATTATTCCTACTCTTCAAGAAATTAAAGAGAATAACAGAGCTAGAAGTGCAAAACTAAGAATAGCAACACTGAAATAA
- a CDS encoding FtsL-like putative cell division protein: MSIIKEKIYSVLKGGFLINEDSFKNWRFMLFIVVLMLLMIASSHSSDKKVMEIAKLNKEIKELRAEFVDTRSISMELKLESTIRKKVLDMGLKPSENPPQVIRVVSKK, encoded by the coding sequence ATGTCAATAATCAAAGAAAAAATATACAGTGTGTTAAAAGGGGGGTTTTTAATAAATGAAGATTCTTTTAAAAACTGGCGTTTTATGTTGTTTATAGTTGTGTTGATGTTATTGATGATTGCGAGTTCACATAGTTCAGATAAAAAAGTAATGGAAATAGCAAAATTAAATAAAGAAATAAAAGAATTAAGAGCTGAATTTGTTGATACTCGTTCTATTTCAATGGAGCTAAAATTAGAATCAACAATACGAAAAAAAGTATTAGATATGGGGTTGAAACCAAGTGAAAATCCGCCTCAAGTTATAAGAGTAGTCTCAAAAAAATAA